TGGTCGATTAGATATTGGGGTAACCATCCCTATAAACATAAATGATATAAGACACATGATATACCAGGACCCCCTCCCTAATTACTGGGGTAACCATCCATTTGAACATAAACGATATATCGAAACATCACCATCTACCAGGACCCCTTCAAACACAAATGATATAAAGAAACATCATCATCTACCATAGTCTCTAAGCACCACCTAGCGTAACGAGTTCAGGCTGCGAGGGAGACTTCATCTATCAAGACCCCCTAATTACTGGGATAGCCGTCTCTTTAAATACAAACAATAATATAAAGAAACATCATCTACCAGGACATCCATTTTTAATGGGGGAAGCACTTTCGTTAAAATCAAACAATATAcgaaacatcaacatcatcttaCAAGACCTACTAACTCCCTTGCTATTACCTTCAAGTCAGTGTTGACAACCATCATAAAATCTGTCTTGTTTCGGCAACCATCTTTCTCAGCGAAGCACCACCCTCCTGGATGATTAGTGCCTCTGTAGAAAAACATGGACACTTAGTACATCAACACTCCATGCACACAGACACTCAGTACACTCAGTACACACTCAGTACACATGGACACTCAATATATATGGACACTCAGTACACACAGACACTCAGTTCACAGTCAGTAAACACTCAGTACACATGGACACTCAATACACATGGACACTCAGTACACAGTCAGTACACATAGACACTCAGTACACATGGACACTAAATACATACGGACAATCGGTACACATAGACACTAAGTACACAGTCAGTAAACATTCAGTACACACAGACACTCAATTcaaactctatacatagacacTCATTATACACTCAGTACGCATATTAGACACTCAGTATACACTCAGTATATATGGACACTCAGTACACTCTCAGTACACACAGACACTCAGTATACATGGACACTCAGCACACATAGACACTCTGTACACACTATGTACACATAAACACGCAATACACACTCAGTACATATACTAGACACTCAGAACACAAACTAGACACTCCGTATACATACTAGACACTCAGTACACATACTAGATACTCAGTACACATACTAGATACTCAGTATACACTCAGTACACATTGACACtcagcacaaaaagacactcAGTTTACACTCAGTACACATAGACACAGTACACATTTAGTAAACAGAGACACTCAGTATGCATACCAGACACTCAATATACACTAAGTACACATACTACACACTCAGTACATACTTGGTACACACAACAACTTTCTCAACAAAAAGATGCTTATGGACGTTACATACCTGATATGTGGCTTCACTGGCGGCATCTTGTCAAACTCAACACTGACATTACATGAGACATATGCATTTCCTCTTTTCTGCCAGTGACGAAGATTAACAAAATCTCTAAACAAGGAAATATGTGGATCAAACTCAGTAGGGTGTGCAATGAGATAACTGAATGGATGTCTTCTGTtatcataaaagaaaaaaacaaaccttGTAACCAAAACAGGGGGCCCTTGCCTGGGGAATATATACATCTACAGGCAGATAAATAAATCATACCTGCTGGAGACCATGCCTCCCGCTTGGTCTGTCGTCACACTGTAGCAAAGATCTGTGCACTGGTCTATCTTGTGCAGTATCTACAGATTCATTGTGTATGTTTCAATACAAAAACTGTGAACAGAAAAGATCTACTCCCTCTTtacacccaccccccccccccccccaatttcAAGGAGGTGACTGGACATTCCAGGGGTATTTCAGTTCAGATTTACAGGTTTTTGTTCCTTACAAACTGTTTGATGCAGCAACAATTAATTCTTCTATTTTCTTAAAGTTTTGTAATACAGTACAAAGGTATGATAGATAGTTAATAAGCCTTCTTAAATATTGCAATGATTACCCTGCATTCTGCTATGGAGTCATTCCACTTAGGCCCATCTTCAACTTGTAATACAATTCGAGTAAAGACATCTTTTGGTCTGGCATCGACTATGCACTGTGAATAGATTGGATGAGGTTATAAATTCTAGCAAATTATTACATAACAACACCCTGTTGTCCACCAGCACTTCAGGGTTCCTAGGCGTTTATCCCAATCATATCCCAATCATAGTTAAAACTCCAAATATTGACACAATCTTAGTTGTAATTTGGTTTCTATTTCCCAGGGTAACAGAGGCTCCAACCTTCACTACGAAGCATGAACGCCTTGCATTGACTCTGGTTTACTGTTCTTTGGTGGTGAAGATTGGCGCCTTTGGTACCCTGAGTAGTTTTCTAtaattttttgctttattacCATTGATGCATATAGTCAGTCAGTTCAAAAGCTTACCTGTGCTTTAAAGAGCTTGCCAGTTTCTTTTGACAAATGGCTAGATATAGTAATACCATCcttgagagagagagagaaaacaTGAAGACAGTGTCATTACAGTATGAAGGTCTAAAATTGTGCTCTATAAAATGTCAAGCCCCTCAAATACCAAcctgcccccctcccccctgaaaaATCCCAGGGCAAATTTTCCCAAACCCAAAGTTCTTTTTGCCCCATCATGCTAGTATTTGGGCATCCCATGAGAAACAAATACTCACTTGAGCCTTTTCTAGATTCCATGTATTATCTTCCATTGTAAGAAGTTGTAATGCCGTGTCAAATGTGTCCTTTGCTTTCCTCTGAAACTCCTTATCCTGTCATCAAAGAAGGCCAATTACACCAGCATTTAACACTTTTGTGCAATACCAAGACATACACACAAAGCATATGTTTTCATTGGGTGATTTAAGTGAATAACTGAGATAATTAAAGGATTGATGGTTATTACTCTTGCAAATATAAACGtttgtattttcaaatatgACAAAATAGCTGCTAATTAGCAATTTTTAAACATCAAAAATTAGACATGGTAAAACACACTTGTTTGTAAATTGGCTTGAGGACCCCTAAAAGAAAGCTAATAAACTTATTTTGTCCTGTATCTTTTGCTGTTGTATTTTTATGAGATCTTAATTCCTCTAAATTAAGATATGCCCAGTCAATACCAAATGGATACTAATCAAGCAAATCAACTTGTATTAGACAAGTTAAATGCATTGCGAATAATACCTGAATTGAAGTTGGAAAATCACTCCCGTCATCATCACTCTCGTATGGTGTACCtaagtaaaaataaacatatacCATATGGTGTATCTaagtcaaaataaacattataCCAAAGGTGCAATAATGAGATTTAATGCTTTGAAATGTCTGTTGGTCTCTAAACATTTTCTCACCTGGCCTTGATCCATGTGGAGTGTAAAATGAGGCATGTTCAGACAGCCATGTGCGAGTATTGTATATCCTACATAGAGCACCAAATAGAAAATAGATTAtggaattttgtttttttaaatatatcttaataaatacataaaaaagcTGGACTGTAACAGTGATAacgttgtttattttctttcatgTAAGGCGTGTGGTCTACAATATGTAAGCTCTACGACAACTAAGTTCTGGGTACGCTTTAATAACCATAAGTAGTGTAGAAAAGTTACCCACAAGATAAGATCAGTGGCTGAGAGGGAGACCAATGACCTGGGTGTACAGGCACTTCAACTTGAAAGGACATAGGGGATTAGCGGACTTGTTGGTCCAGATAATTGATAGATTCCATGGAGATGAGAGAAGTCAACTATCTCAGGGAGAAGGAATCACAATAGGACAGTCAACTATCTCAGGGAGAAGGAATCACAATAGGACAGTCAACTATCTCAGGGCGAAGGAATCACAATAGGACAGTCAACTACTCAGGGGGAAGGAATCACAATAGGACAGTCAACTATCTCAGGGCGAAGGAATCACAATAGGACAGTCAACTATCTCAGGGGGAAGGAATCACAATAGGACAGTCAACTATCTCAGGGGGAAGGAACCACAAATAGGACAGTCAACTATCTCAGGGGGAAGGAATCACAATAGGACAGTCAACTATCTCAGGGAGAAGGAATCACAATAGGACAGTCAACTATCTCAGGGAGAAGGAATCACAATAGGACAGTCAACTATCTCAGGGGGAAGGAATCACAATAGGACAGTCAACTATCTCAGGGGGAAGGAATCACAATAGGACAGTCAACTATCTCAGGGAGAAGGAATCACAATAGGACAGTCAACTATCTCAGGGGGAAGGAATCACAATAGGACAGTCAACTATCTCAGGGAGAAGGAATCACAATAGGACAGTCAACTATCTCAGGGAGAAGGAATCACAAATGGGACAGTCAACTACTCAGGGGGAAGGAATCACAATAGGACAGTCAACTATCTCAGGGGGAAGGAATCACAATAGGACAGTCAACTATCTCAGGGGGAAGGAATCACAATAGGACAGTCAACTATCTCAGGGGGAAGGAATCACAATAGGACAGTCAACTATCTCAGGGGGAAGGAATCACAATAGGACAGTCAACTATCTCAGGGGGAAGGAATCACAATAGGACAGTCAACTATCTCAGGGGGAAGGGATCACAATAGGACAGTCAACTATCTCAGGGAGAAGGAATCACAAATAGGACAGTCAACTATCTCAGGGGGAAGGAATCACAATAGGACAGTCAACTATCTCAGGGGGAAGGAATCACAATAGGACAGTCAACTATCTCAGGGGGAAGGAATCACAATAGGACAGTCAACTATCTCAGGGAGAAGGAATCACAATAGGACAGTCAACTATCTCAGGGGGAAGGAATCACAATAGGACAGTCAACTATCTCAGGGAGAAGGAATCACAATAGGACAGTCAACTATCTCAGGGGGAAGGAATCACAAATAGGACAGTCAACTACTCAGGGAGAAGGAATCACAATAGGACAGTCAACTACTCAGGGGGAAGGAATCACAATAGGACAGTCAACTATCTCAGGGGGAAGGAATCACAATAGGACAGTCAACTATCTCAGGGGGAAGGAATCACAATAGGACAGTCAACTACTCAGGGGGAAGGAATCACAATAGGACAGTCAACTATCTCAGGGCGAAGGAATCACAATAGGACAGTCAACTATCTCAGGGGGAAGGAATCACAATAGGACAGTCAACTATCTCAGGGGGAAGGAACCACAAATAGGACAGTCAACTATCTCAGGGGGAAGGAATCACAATAGGACAGTCAACTATCTCAGGGAGAAGGAATCACAATAGGACAGTCAACTATCTCAGGGAGAAGGAATCACAATAGGACAGTCAACTATCTCAGGGGGAAGGAATCACAATAGGACAGTCAACTATCTCAGGGGGAAGGAATCACAATAGGACAGTCAACTATCTCAGGGAGAAGGAATCACAATAGGACAGTCAACTATCTCAGGGGGAAGGAATCACAATAGGACAGTCAACTATCTCAGGGAGAAGGAATCACAATAGGACAGTCAACTATCTCAGGGAGAAGGAATCACAAATGGGACAGTCAACTACTCAGGGGGAAGGAATCACAATAGGACAGTCAACTATCTCAGGGGGAAGGAATCACAATAGGACAGTCAACTATCTCAGGGGGAAGGAATCACAATAGGACAGTCAACTATCTCAGGGGGAAGGAATCACAATAGGACAGTCAACTATCTCAGGGGGAAGGAATCACAATAGGACAGTCAACTATCTCAGGGGGAAGGAATCACAATAGGACAGTCAACTATCTCAGGGGGAAGGGATCACAATAGGACAGTCAACTATCTCAGGGAGAAGGAATCACAAATAGGACAGTCAACTATCTCAGGGGGAAGGAATCACAATAGGACAGTCAACTATCTCAGGGGGAAGGAATCACAATAGGACAGTCAACTATCTCAGGGGGAAGGAATCACAATAGGACAGTCAACTATCTCAGGGAGAAGGAATCACAATAGGACAGTCAACTATCTCAGGGGGAAGGAATCACAATAGGACAGTCAACTATCTCAGGGAGAAGGAATCACAATAGGACAGTCAACTATCTCAGGGGGAAGGAATCACAAATAGGACAGTCAACTACTCAGGGAGAAGGAATCACAATAGGACAGTCAACTACTCAGGGGGAAGGAATCACAATAGGACAGTCAACTATCTCAGGGGGAAGGAATCACAATAGGACAGTCAACTATCTCAGGGGGAAGGAATCACAATAGGACAGTCAACTACTCAGGGGGAAGGAATCACAATAGGACAGTCAACTATCTCAGGGAGAAGGAATCACAATAGGACAGTCAACTATCTCAGGGGGAAGGAATCACAAATAGGACAGTCAACTATCTCAGGGGGAAGGAATCACAAATAGGACAGTCAACTACTCAGGGAGAAGGAATCACAATAGGACAGTCAACTATCTCAGGGGGAAGGAATCACAAATAGGACAGTCAACTATCTCAGGGGGAAGGAATCACAATAGGACAGTCAACTATCTCAGGGGGAAGGAATCACAATAGGACAGTTAACTATCTCAGGGAGAAGGAATCACAATAGGACAGTCAACTATCTCAGGGGGAAGGAATCACAAATCACTATGTGAAAATTTGTAATTTCAGGGGTAACACAAGAGTGGGTTTCCCCCTGCCAAAGAACAGCCATCATGGCCATCATGGCAATCCTGGCCTGCCACCATACAGGTAAAATCCACACAATCAAGTTATGCTGAGGCATCAATGCAATAATTgtcatgtttcttttttttttttttaagaactgCAAAGCCTTTAAGGATATAATGATCAGGAAGCAAAGGGAACCTATTTGAAATCTTGTATGGGCACCTTTCCAGTCAATGATATGATTGCATTGGTGGGAAAACCAATAGAACTTTAGCTGTAATTATCATACCCAGTATAGTTTTCACCAAGCAGGGGTCTTCTTTCTCCAGCTGTAGTTTCTAAACTTCCTACAATTCAGCACAAAATATggtattaaaaaaatttagaaaactcataccaaaaaaaaataaaaattctaGCTCTCCCAGTGCATGGGAAGGCCTTGTTAATGCATGTAAACTTGTCAATAACAGGTTTAAACTGACTGGACTAGCTGGGCATGCCTGGTTCTCACCCTTACTCCATCTATTCATTGTGTTCTCTCCCGCCCAATCCCAACACTGGCAAAACCTCAACCCCTATTTGCTTCAACCAATCAGTCATTTGTATGCACACAATGATCTTCCCAAATGTAATCctaatttattaaaaatagaTGCTGTGATTAATTCTGATGAATAATATGAATGAAATCCAGGCACAGGGGGAAATAGCTGGCTAACATACCAGCATTACTTCTCTGCTCAACTTCATTCTCTGACGGAATAACCTGGATCAAAAATTCAGTATTAAGTTTTTCATATTTAACTCAGTTTTGTAAAAACTACTGTACAAAGGTTTACCAAAAAATGAGCTCCATATTTGTTTTACTCTCAAAAAAAGGAGGGGCTTATTGGAGAGTGACTTCATAAAGAGCGAGTTTATTCCATAATCTTTGCAAAAATTGCAGATGCTATAAATTGGAGTATATTATGCTTGTCTCTGCATTAATGACATTTAGTGTCTCCTTTTACATTCTCTCAAGCAAGTATCACTCAAGTCCTCTTGGTAATAtgttaagggtgtactgacatctgttgctagggaaaattgaatatagcataaaacCTTTGTAGAAAGTCATAAGGGactgatatttgccaagttgaccaACAAAAGTGTGCTGACTATTATGATGATGTTACCCCGTGACGCCATAATGTGACGTTATAGatacagataaaagcaaatattcaaagtaattttgctcgaaaacaaatattgaatatGTTTCATGAATCTTGAGGGATGGGTGCATTAAGCCAAGcatgcgttttagaaatgattgagtaattgttttttttttatttttcaaagatcctgaaatccagattatttgatataattttggtttctgttagattaACGCTAAATCCATGCTTGGCTATATGAAGGgggttttaataaaaaagaatacagaaaaaatattgagttttgaaataatttggcgacaaaaaagcttttttttagaaaatgcagaaccggaagtgaaacAAAGCCCGGGCGTGCACATTCGGCCTGCTCAGACACACTGATATCTCAcatgatgaaattgaaatgaagtttaaaaacaaattccaatagTGTTTCATGGAATTTACACTTCAAAGGAACAATATCTGTCATGTCAtgatgaaaattgaaaaagtatttttaaatTCTGATACAGCGCATGCACAACcggtgtttgcagcgcgctcaggtagtgaaaattgaaaactttggcttTAAAAAGGTTGGCTTGAATAAATCTAAGCTGAAtcttcgtttttacaaaataagggAAATATCATCACCCGAAAAGGCTGATATCAACTTTAAGTCAATTTTTGGGAAATTGAAACGcaaatttttgtttcttttacttcaggaaagcttgtgaatgacgaattccgtgttatgtatatgcgcgcgctcaacgccaccagcgtagaaacgtcgttactgagcaacactaatgtcagtacacccttaagtaCATCTTATGTGCTTTTTAGGGAAGTTGGGatatttgaggggggggggggggctttatAGAAATGAAGGGCTTAACAGTATATACAGGGATTTAAGAGTTTAAGAGTAGGTGGAttagattgataagtaggtggtggaagttattttattttattagttgaaataaaacttaaagcaatttttttttacaaggtAGCGGGCACACTGTAGAAAATAGCTGGCAGTTCGGTTAGCCACCCTTGGCCTTATAAAACCACTGATATATTTTATGATAATTTTACATTATAAATACCTAGTGTTTAAAAATTCTACCTTGAAGTCTAATACCCAAGTCTCAATCCAACACAACACGAGTGACATTGTCACGAGTACAAAATCCATGGGATGCCCTTTGGAATCATCAAACTGGAAAAACAAATGATATGCATTTGATCAGCTGTGCAGTTAGAGCAGACGGGGGTGTTACAGTACGTGCTATAGGTCACTGGGTAAGAGGTACATATGGAGCACTTCTGTAAATGTGAGGTACTTCTATTCCCTGTTCTCTGCcacggggtggggggggggggggggtggctccCTAGTCATTGAAACATGACTTTGCAATCTTCCTCATTCATTCATGCTGTGAAAAGCACCCCCAATCTGGCACAATATGCcaatttttttagttatttgcATGGTTAGTCTGGTGGTACTGTTTTAGGCTTGGTCCATTCTCTTATGGCACTTGGATGGGCTTGCATGGTGACTGCAGGCCTCAAATGGCAAATACTTTGTGTTAAAATCAGTATACAGAGGAATCTGGATTTTACTATGCTGGATTTTACAATAACCTCTATTTTACAATGGCGAGAATACAGAGAAATGTATGAGAAATTACCTTGATCTAACGATTTTGGATACAACAATATTCTTGATTTTTCCAACTGTAATTTTGACCTCGATACAACAATATTATTGATTCTGTCTATCAACAAAGATAGAAAAACTCAAGACACCACACATGTACAGTGCActtaatctattttttttatttgacagATCTTGTTAATACAGATTACAGTCTTAGAGAGAGAAACTTTACAGTCTTACAAAGACTACAGTTACaaatcttattattttttagaagttgatttttaaaatgcctTGGAAGTCTCTTTTGGGCCCCCTtatgttaaaaatcctggctacgcagCTGAAGATGCAGCTAGGTATATGAGACATCCCAAAAAATTACAATTAAAACTACTGTAAACATCTCAATAACTTACATTGTAAAAAAACACCTTAACCACAACAAAAGCTGTGCTCACTGTTGTCACAACCTGAAAACAAGAATGGTTACAATAGTCATATCCAAACCTATGTAATCTGAAGAAATGCCAAAAACATATACTAACAAGCAATTTACAGTAGAATGCTAAGGATATAAGGAGCCAGAAATGAAGCACATGAGTTTGGGTGGAagacagtatttttttttaagtttgaGCAGCTCACTCATGCCACAAATTGTGTAACAAGATGTAGTGCTTGATTTTTGGTTGAAATATATCTAAACTCATTGAAACAAAACTCTTTCAAACttgtattaataaataatttaatCCAACTCCATCCCGTAGGTATTAGTGTcagtttgaaaaataaaaaaatatttatccacACAATACTCCCCTGTATCTGTCCCTGAGATGATATGTTTTAAATGATTCAAGGTTAATAGTGCTTAATACAGGGCTTCTAGAATTACAccgaaaaaaactcaaaattatgcGGCATTCTTTGCTAATTTACGCGAAAAATCAATCaatacgcgctaaattacgcgggactttgcaatacatttttctttaaaaattaaaattttgcaggattctttactgaattacccgctaaattacacggaatatcaactgttacgcccaaactacattttgtaccgaaggaaagcacgaaataacttgaaaaggttatttttttgcgttaaaatatcttaggcaagtaTTCATtcgctcctagccaccagccaattaaaaaaggtattttattattagtcctatgGCTTCgcagtttagcaaagaatgcctagtcattttatttgttttcgaaattcagtctGAAACATCGCACCCTTAcaaagaatatctctctttttttacgagtaatagaggtaagaaccctaaaagaacacatcagctgtgcaattaaatgttttgtctttcaaaatttagccaaattatgcgggattatgcgggattacgcggaaatttgtggattacgctaaaaaagccaaattatgtgcttccgcacaagcgcgtgattccagaagccctgttaaTAATGCATTGAGaggaaaaaaggggaaaattTGTACAATACTACTTACAGCAATAGTATACCATTTACGGCTCACAAATAAAGCATAAGCCAGTAAAAGCACAACCATTCTCCAAAGTGACAACAACTACAAGAAAACATTgtcataagaaaaaaacaataatgtgTGAATCTATGGCATTGGGAGTGGAACTTTAACTTATTTGTCTTTCACACTACCTGTTTTTAATTACATTGATTTTGATACTAGGCTAGCACCATATTGAGTACAGCAAATTGTTGAGTTATGTTTATAATGACGTAACCTAATGTTGCATTCTGGGTAATCGTTACCCTCGTGGTCTGTCTGATTCGCCATGTTGTACGCGTTGTattgaagagaataaaagaAGTAGAGACACTCATGACGAGATGAGTTCTACACAAATCACTTAATTCTCTTGGATAACACTAATAAGCTGTAGGCCGCATTTCATTGCACTTTGGGGTACATGGAACAACTGCTGATTGGGAAGCTTGCTTGCTGGTACCATTCAATGACATTGCTTACACACTCActaacatttaaaaatattaactGCATGGAGCagtctatatatatatatagaataCTGATGTACTGTTCCATATTCTATGTTCTCTTGTCTCCCTCATCATATGTCATGTATATGTCATATGTATGTTTGCCTTTTTGGCCCTTCTCTCATGGATGAAAAAGTATTTCCCATTAAAATTcactaatttaaaaaaatcaatttctgCTCTCTTGTTCTCGCAATCAATAAAACTGATTTGTATCTATTTCAATTTTTGACGATTGACTAGACCTGGTGTACATCAATTTTGCACCATATCATATCACCTACAGTCAACTTTCTCCTAGCTCTTTCGGCAAGTTTTCAATTTCCTGCTTTGACTATTTTTCGTGTAAACACAAATTTCTTATAAAACAGCACCATCTTCTCCAAAGCACCATATAATAGTATGCAAATCGATCCAGCAACATAATGTGTCAATTATTAATTA
The sequence above is a segment of the Nematostella vectensis chromosome 2, jaNemVect1.1, whole genome shotgun sequence genome. Coding sequences within it:
- the LOC5515509 gene encoding stAR-related lipid transfer protein 3 isoform X3 produces the protein MSRLTPNGLPSIRESNSLLISGGSLAIHRFSPSRRMFCLLTAFDFLFTLVAWVIYSHFDDSKGHPMDFVLVTMSLVLCWIETWVLDFKVIPSENEVEQRSNAGSLETTAGERRPLLGENYTGIYNTRTWLSEHASFYTPHGSRPGTPYESDDDGSDFPTSIQDKEFQRKAKDTFDTALQLLTMEDNTWNLEKAQDGITISSHLSKETGKLFKAQCIVDARPKDVFTRIVLQVEDGPKWNDSIAECRILHKIDQCTDLCYSVTTDQAGGMVSSRDFVNLRHWQKRGNAYVSCNVSVEFDKMPPVKPHIRGTNHPGGWCFAEKDGCRNKTDFMMVVNTDLKGWLPQYLIDQAMTGVLFGTAQSLRRYVHQSLILSTDSNLQEEKSLAVS
- the LOC5515509 gene encoding stAR-related lipid transfer protein 3 isoform X1, with protein sequence MSRLTPNGLPSIRESNSLLISGGSLAIHRFSPSRRMFCLLTAFDFLFTLVAWVIYSHALKEGLWLSFDTEVAHYKFKSSLFDLLLLSLWRMVVLLLAYALFVSRKWYTIAVVTTVSTAFVVVKVFFYNFDDSKGHPMDFVLVTMSLVLCWIETWVLDFKVIPSENEVEQRSNAGSLETTAGERRPLLGENYTGIYNTRTWLSEHASFYTPHGSRPGTPYESDDDGSDFPTSIQDKEFQRKAKDTFDTALQLLTMEDNTWNLEKAQDGITISSHLSKETGKLFKAQCIVDARPKDVFTRIVLQVEDGPKWNDSIAECRILHKIDQCTDLCYSVTTDQAGGMVSSRDFVNLRHWQKRGNAYVSCNVSVEFDKMPPVKPHIRGTNHPGGWCFAEKDGCRNKTDFMMVVNTDLKGWLPQYLIDQAMTGVLFGTAQSLRRYVHQSLILSTDSNLQEEKSLAVS
- the LOC5515509 gene encoding stAR-related lipid transfer protein 3 isoform X2: MSRLTPNGLPSIRESNSLLISGGSLAIHRFSPSRRMFCLLTAFDFLFTLVAWVIYSHALKEGLWLSFDTEVAHYKFKSSLFDLLFDDSKGHPMDFVLVTMSLVLCWIETWVLDFKVIPSENEVEQRSNAGSLETTAGERRPLLGENYTGIYNTRTWLSEHASFYTPHGSRPGTPYESDDDGSDFPTSIQDKEFQRKAKDTFDTALQLLTMEDNTWNLEKAQDGITISSHLSKETGKLFKAQCIVDARPKDVFTRIVLQVEDGPKWNDSIAECRILHKIDQCTDLCYSVTTDQAGGMVSSRDFVNLRHWQKRGNAYVSCNVSVEFDKMPPVKPHIRGTNHPGGWCFAEKDGCRNKTDFMMVVNTDLKGWLPQYLIDQAMTGVLFGTAQSLRRYVHQSLILSTDSNLQEEKSLAVS